A region from the Vicia villosa cultivar HV-30 ecotype Madison, WI linkage group LG3, Vvil1.0, whole genome shotgun sequence genome encodes:
- the LOC131655355 gene encoding rho GTPase-activating protein REN1-like isoform X2: MTNTSAELSQGNNGGASIPPPNSQPGPPEHQPSRGSGNNAIFKSGPLFISSKGIGWTSWKKRWFILTQTSLVFFRSDPNAVPLKGNEVNLTLGGIDLNNSGSVIVKADKKLLTVQFPDGHDGRAFTLKAETTDDLYEWKIALEKALAQAPSAANASEQNGIYRNDQTDPIDISLDQLKDREPAKSTVIGRPILLALEDADGTPSFLEKALKFMEEHGASVEGILRQAADVDDVERRVREYEQGKTEFAPDEDAHVIGDCIKHVIRGLPSSPVPASCCKALLEACRTERGVRVASMRAAINDTFPEPNRRLLQRILLMMQTVASQKAVNRMSSSAVAACMAPLLLRPLLAGECEIDNDFDVGGDGSVQLLQAAAAANHAQAIVITLLEEYTSIFGEGSVSPDIYTDSEESGSESEEGTDDDLSYDDDDDDYDDESVHESDEDDLVSESYTETGDSEADDYDDKDHDHSHSSSKSSDASDDAKVNQMITKSREGSPTEHENTKSIENLTSPKNAANTVIPNKPVETSPDLSGMHNSYSPSQSHMKKSATMSNGPAPRHRNMLGRTSARKNLSMESIDFPLEEDDEIERLEVAKTELQNQIADEVKENEKMQSKIDDRKKDLQERRLALEQDVAKLQEQLHKEKSSRATETRVELQELALVEVDLSNLERMVEELGQRLNVKLEHKYRSTSNVRKTSRQLSNQERKMKHKGDADVSATSQYERSMSKDSYLSGGESDSERKAESTPLQNKQPPTSKRSTSRGEGANTSALTKLTSRLNFLKVGRSQAVNELQNADRGRDSSHSSRNQDKGKGSERHQALPSPRQNPEKGRVMDSSKSLEKGSSKGKSHQSSEKLRKSDSQPGYHSEGWDQHPTYLERGRSEGHHQSFNVDKGR; encoded by the exons ATGACCAACACAAGTGCTGAATTGTCTCAG GGAAATAATGGCGGTGCTTCGATTCCCCCTCCTAATTCCCAGCCTGGACCACCAGAGCATCAGCCTTCTCGTGGTTCCGGAAACAATGCG ATTTTCAAGAGTGGGCCGCTTTTTATATCTTCCAAAG GAATTGGATGGACATCCTGGAAGAAAAGATGGTTTATTTTAACACAAACTTCACTTGTTTTCTTCAGAAGTGATCCG aatgctgtccctctAAAGGGAAATGAAGTGAATTTGACCCTTGGTGGCATTGATCTCAACAATTCAGGCAG CGTCATTGTTAAAGCAGATAAGAAACTTTTGACTGTACAATTTCCCGATGGTCATGATGGACGGGCATTCACACTTAAG GCTGAAACTACCGACGACTTGTACGAGTGGAAGATTGCACTCGAGAAAGCTTTGGCACAAGCACCAAGTGCTGCCAATGCGTCGGAGCAAAATGGTATCTATAGGAACGATCAGACTGATCCAATTGATATTTCTTTGGACCAGT TGAAGGATAGAGAACCAGCCAAATCTACGGTAATTGGCCGACCAATTTTACTTGCTTTGGAGGATGCTGATGGAACTCCATCGTTTTTGGAGAAAGCGCTGAAATTTATGGAAGAGCATGGTG CTAGCGTAGAAGGGATCCTGCGACAAGCAGCTGATGTTGATGATGTTGAACGTCGCGTTCGGGAATATGAACAAG GAAAAACTGAGTTTGCTCCGGATGAAGATGCACATGTCATCGGTGATTGTATAAAG CATGTTATTCGGGGATTGCCATCTTCTCCGGTCCCTGCATCTTGCTGTAAGGCACTGTTAGAAGCTTGCC GAACCGAACGTGGTGTTAGAGTTGCTTCTATGCGCGCAGCAATAAATGACACTTTCCCTGAACCAAATCGCCGCTTATTGCAAAG AATACTGTTGATGATGCAAACTGTGGCTTCACAAAAAGCTGTAAACAGAATGAGTTCCTCAGCTGTGGCAGCTTGCATGGCACCATTACTTCTTCGCCCCCTTCTAGCCGGAGAATGTGAGATCGACAATGATTTTGATGTAGGTGGTGATGGTTCTGTTCAACTTCTACAAGCAGCTGCAGCGGCTAACCATGCCCAAGCAATTGTTATAACCTTATTAGAAGAATATACCAGCATATTTGGG GAAGGTTCCGTGTCCCCTGATATATACACCGACTCAGAAGAGAGTGGATCTGAGAGTGAGGAAGGTACTGACGATGATCTAtcctatgatgatgatgatgatgattatgacgaTGAATCAGTGCACGAATCTGATGAAGATGATCTTGTCAGCGAATCCTACACTGAAACTGGAGATTCTGAGGCTGATGATTACGATGACAAG GATCATGATCATTCTCATTCAAGTTCAAAATCCTCAGATGCGAGTGATGATGCTAAAGTCAATCAAATGATAACAAAGTCACGTGAAGGCTCACCGACTGAACATGAAAATACCAAAAGTATTGAAAATCTCACGAGTCCAAAGAATGCAGCTAATACAGTTATACCCAATAAGCCTGTTGAAACTTCCCCTGATCTATCCGGTATGCATAATTCATATTCCCCTAGCCAATCCCATATGAAAAAATCTGCTACCATGTCCAATGGCCCAGCACCTCGCCACCGAAACATGTTGGGGCGCACCTCT GCAAGGAAGAACTTATCTATGGAATCCATTGACTTTCCTCTTGAAGAGGA TGATGAAATCGAAAGACTTGAAGTTGCTAAGACAGAACTACAAAACCAAATTGCAGACGAG GTGAAGGAAAACGAAAAGATGCAATCAAAGATAGATGACCGAAAGAAAGACTTGCAAGAGCGGCGTTTGGCACTTGAGCAAGAT GTGGCTAAACTACAAGAACAGTTACACAAGGAGAAGAGTTCTCGGGCAACTGAG ACCAGGGTAGAACTTCAGGAATTAGCTCTGGTAGAAGTGGATCTTTCCAACTTAGAGCGGATGGTTGAGGAGCTTGGGCAGCGGCTTAATGTTAAACTCGAGCATAAATATCGATCTACTTCAAATGTCAGGAAGACATCGCGGCAATTATCAAATCAGGAAAGAAAAAT GAAACATAAGGGAGATGCTGATGTTTCTGCGACATCACAATATGAAAGGTCAATGAGTAAG GACTCTTATCTTAGTGGAGGGGAAAGTGATTCTGAGAGAAAGGCAGAGTCGACACCCTTACAAAACAAACAGCCACCAACATCCAAGAGATCTACTTCAAGGGGTGAG GGAGCAAATACTTCTGCACTCACAAAACTGACATCCAGGCTGAACTTTTTGAAGGTGGGCCGAAGTCAAGCTGTAAATGAACTACAAAACGCGGATAGAGGCCGAGACTCGAGTCACTCTTCGCGCAACCAAGATAAAGGAAAAGGATCTGAACGTCACCAAGCACTTCCTTCCCCGAGACAGAACCCAGAAAAAGGTAGAGTCATGGACAGTTCCAAGTCACTCGAAAAAGGGTCGAGCAAAGGTAAATCTCATCAAAGTTCAGAGAAACTAAGAAAGTCAGACAGTCAGCCAGGCTACCACTCAGAAGGATGGGATCAACATCCAACTTACTTAGAAAGAGGAAGGTCAGAAGGGCATCATCAGTCTTTCAACGTGGATAAAGGTCGATGA